The following coding sequences lie in one Arachis hypogaea cultivar Tifrunner chromosome 4, arahy.Tifrunner.gnm2.J5K5, whole genome shotgun sequence genomic window:
- the LOC140184235 gene encoding uncharacterized protein: MDRSTAIGENNGRKGETPFKIVYGSEALIPVEVGIPTLRAELYDELHNTNTRNAELDLAEEDREIAAIKQRARKQLAERRHNKKVVTRTFEEGDLVLRRTEEARRPISHGKLAANWEGPFRVSKVLGMGAYQLQTLQGNPILGNWNISSLKMYRS, from the exons ATGGATAGAAGCACAGCCATTGGCGAGAATAACGGCCGAAAAG GCGAGACACCTTTCAAAATAGTCTATGGCTCGGAGGCACTGATCCCGGTAGAAGTCGGCATTCCCACATTAAGAGCCGAACTATACGACGAGCTACATAATACAAACACAAGAAACGCCGAGCTTGACCTCGCAGAAGAGGACAGGGAAATAGCCGCCATCAAACAAAGAGCACGGAAACAACTGGCAGAAAGAAGGCATAATAAGAAAGTGGTGACAAGGACATTCGAGGAGGGCGACCTAGTCCTCAGACGAACAGAAGAAGCCAGACGACCAATTTCGcatggaaagctcgccgcaaactGGGAGGGACCATTCCGAGTGTCCAAAGTTCTCGGAATGGGGGCTTACCAGCTACAAACACTACAAGGCAATCCGATATTAGGAAATTGGAATATCTCCTCTCTAAAGATGTACCGATCTTAA